Proteins encoded by one window of Rubrobacter indicoceani:
- a CDS encoding phage holin family protein, with translation MTEQRVRVVGGSQEPPTDRSIKEIVEALRPQLQELTQKQVELAKLELAPVGRKAGIATGLLAVGAVFLHLFLVFFSLMAIYLLNQVAGLPLWVSALIVSGILLVVGAILAGAGASMLRGLDPKPHRTIRTFQQNVEWFKGQFRG, from the coding sequence GTGACGGAGCAGAGGGTCAGGGTCGTCGGAGGTAGCCAGGAGCCGCCGACCGACCGGAGCATAAAGGAGATAGTCGAGGCTCTACGTCCGCAGCTTCAGGAGTTGACGCAGAAACAGGTTGAGCTTGCAAAGCTGGAGCTTGCTCCGGTGGGCAGGAAGGCAGGGATCGCGACGGGGCTTCTGGCTGTCGGGGCGGTATTTCTGCACTTGTTTCTGGTGTTCTTTTCGCTGATGGCCATATACCTTCTGAACCAGGTGGCGGGGCTTCCCCTGTGGGTAAGCGCGCTGATAGTCTCTGGTATACTGCTCGTCGTCGGAGCGATACTGGCCGGAGCGGGGGCGAGCATGTTGAGGGGCCTCGATCCGAAACCACATCGCACCATCAGGACTTTCCAGCAGAACGTCGAGTGGTTCAAGGGGCAGTTCAGAGGATGA
- a CDS encoding DUF3618 domain-containing protein encodes MSEIPERIEREMYEIRNRMSPDVRDLKKHTEPKVLGKQAGDKAKERLRDAASRFGRSLRDSAKRQLDLVKDVGRSKDPSALKNAVKSDPRPMVLLVVVLAFTLMTLRKISS; translated from the coding sequence ATGAGCGAGATACCGGAGCGCATAGAGCGTGAGATGTACGAGATCCGCAACCGGATGTCGCCGGATGTGCGCGATCTCAAGAAGCACACCGAGCCGAAGGTTCTCGGCAAGCAGGCCGGGGACAAGGCCAAGGAACGCCTGAGGGATGCGGCTTCGCGGTTCGGGCGGAGCCTCCGGGATTCCGCGAAGCGGCAGCTCGATCTCGTCAAGGATGTCGGGCGCAGCAAAGACCCGTCCGCCTTGAAAAACGCCGTTAAGAGCGATCCGAGGCCGATGGTCCTGCTCGTGGTGGTGCTGGCCTTTACGCTTATGACGCTGCGGAAGATCTCCTCCTAG
- the larC gene encoding nickel pincer cofactor biosynthesis protein LarC — translation MAQRPTHVHFQPVGGAAGDMILAALVAAGADPEGVVGFLSGLDLEFRLRFEPVEVNGIGALHAEVEHPEEHEHRTLREIEAAVFSANLPGRGAELSIKAFRRLAESEGKIHGKSPEEVTFHEVGATDSIVDTVGSCVALELLGAKSISCGPLPMGGGVVRAAHGPLPVPAPATLEVLGGSRVEWPDVPHEMTTPTGAALMWAFTDGGFTASPPPMTLGSVGYGAGKARFERRPNVLRAVVGGLEGASGGLCIIEANVDDTTGETLGFALESLLKFGAVDAWLEPITMKKSRGAYKICALAGEDLRDALSCLTMRLTGTLGVRHYPVGRTVAERRTETVVLPYGTCRVKVGSLDGEDYVVSPEFRDAVRLSNETGLPLRRVYEEARTALAESEGRVG, via the coding sequence ATCGCACAGAGACCCACCCACGTCCACTTTCAGCCCGTAGGCGGCGCGGCGGGCGACATGATCCTCGCCGCCCTTGTCGCCGCCGGGGCAGACCCCGAGGGGGTCGTGGGGTTCCTCAGCGGTCTGGATCTTGAGTTTCGTCTCCGGTTCGAGCCGGTGGAGGTCAACGGCATCGGCGCGCTGCATGCAGAGGTGGAGCACCCGGAAGAACACGAACATCGTACCCTCCGTGAGATAGAAGCCGCCGTCTTCTCTGCGAATTTGCCCGGCAGAGGGGCGGAACTCTCCATAAAAGCTTTTCGTCGGCTCGCCGAATCCGAGGGGAAGATCCACGGAAAGTCACCGGAGGAAGTAACCTTCCACGAGGTCGGCGCCACCGACTCCATAGTGGATACGGTCGGGAGTTGCGTCGCGCTGGAGTTGCTCGGCGCAAAGAGCATAAGCTGCGGTCCGCTGCCGATGGGCGGCGGCGTTGTGCGGGCGGCGCACGGTCCACTTCCCGTTCCGGCCCCGGCGACGCTGGAGGTGCTCGGTGGTTCAAGGGTCGAGTGGCCGGACGTACCGCACGAGATGACGACGCCGACCGGCGCGGCCCTTATGTGGGCTTTCACGGACGGGGGTTTCACCGCATCCCCGCCGCCCATGACGCTCGGCTCCGTCGGATACGGGGCGGGGAAAGCACGCTTCGAGCGCCGCCCCAACGTGCTGAGGGCGGTGGTCGGGGGGCTGGAAGGTGCTTCGGGGGGGCTGTGTATCATCGAAGCAAACGTAGACGACACCACGGGTGAGACGCTCGGCTTCGCCCTCGAGTCGCTTCTGAAGTTCGGCGCGGTAGATGCCTGGCTGGAGCCGATCACGATGAAAAAAAGCCGGGGTGCCTACAAGATCTGCGCGCTTGCGGGGGAAGACCTCAGGGATGCTCTCTCTTGTCTTACGATGCGCCTGACCGGGACGCTGGGCGTGAGGCACTATCCCGTCGGCAGAACCGTCGCGGAGCGCCGAACAGAGACCGTCGTCCTGCCTTACGGCACCTGCCGGGTGAAAGTCGGGAGCCTCGACGGCGAAGATTACGTTGTCTCCCCGGAATTCAGGGACGCCGTCCGGCTCTCGAACGAGACCGGGCTTCCGCTCAGAAGGGTTTATGAAGAGGCGAGAACTGCGCTTGCGGAGTCGGAGGGCCGGGTCGGATAA
- a CDS encoding cold-shock protein: MAQGTVKWFSDEKGYGFISPDDGGEDLFVHYTGIEGGGFKTLEEGSRVSYEASQGKKGMQAVNVNPS, from the coding sequence ATGGCCCAAGGCACGGTTAAGTGGTTTTCTGACGAGAAGGGCTACGGCTTCATTTCTCCCGACGACGGTGGCGAGGATCTTTTCGTCCACTACACGGGAATAGAAGGCGGCGGCTTCAAGACGCTTGAGGAAGGCTCTCGAGTCTCCTACGAGGCGTCGCAGGGCAAGAAGGGGATGCAGGCGGTCAACGTCAACCCCTCCTAG